The Lycium barbarum isolate Lr01 chromosome 10, ASM1917538v2, whole genome shotgun sequence genome includes a region encoding these proteins:
- the LOC132616051 gene encoding uncharacterized protein LOC132616051 isoform X2 — translation MEGSVSVAMDDLGAPPESWEVADLDASMRRLILNSKNKDKDDDNSVNNNNNNNNQSELLDSSGSGLGGGVTEDVVNTVDQFLREALQNPRERLSVLRMEQDVEKFIRDPGRQQMEFQQLPTSYLRLAAHRVAQHYSLQSMVLLDNSLPDGSGSRIIVRKTSECRMPLIRLADIPVNLPQGDTGVVKVAIKQRPQKGSQLAGGNSNSSKGNSAKSVEERKEEYNRARARIFNSNSLSGSSNVKPETEPRSQDTFQYGPIGIPQLEEKASPAGGSDLNTGRCLIDSSTSSSRSARSRTEKEPVGRSKSYNKVAIFRDREIDRKDPDYDRSYDRYMQRFDPGFGFAGGPYTIQPMYAPAINYNTEFPQLGSAIRSPISAENQPRPLPQHMPGPWATPSTPGIGYGPAESMMPPPFSHNHISARSTSAIYLHSTQYPCQRPGMTFIHPHEQVHQPFSQPHQSSKQKGNLVRDFE, via the exons ATGGAGGGCTCTGTATCTGTTGCGATGGATGATCTCGGAGCCCCACCGGAATCATGGGAGGTAGCTGACTTGGATGCTAGTATGAGGCGCCTTATACTTAATTCCAAGAACAAGGATAAGGATGACGATAATtctgttaataataataataataataataatcaatcTGAGCTGCTTGATTCTTCGGGTTCGGGTTTGGGTGGTGGTGTGACGGAGGATGTGGTTAATACGGTGGATCAGTTTCTTCGTGAGGCTTTACAAAACCCTCGAGAGCGTCTTTCCG TTCTGAGGATGGAGCAAGACGTTGAAAAGTTCATCAGGGATCCCGGTCGACAACAGATGGAATTCCAACAGCTGCCGACCTCCTATTTGCGACTGGCTGCTCACCGTGTGGCACAACACTATTCACTACAATCAATGGTTTTGTTGGACAATAGTCTACCGGATGGCTCGGGTTCCAGAATTATTGTGCGCAAGACTTCTGAATGTCGGATGCCTTTGATTCGCTTGGCTGACATTCCGGTGAATTTGCCTCAAGGAGATACTGGTGTGGTTAAGGTTGCCATAAAGCAGAGGCCACAGAAAGGTTCACAGTTAGCAGGTGGTAATTCCAATTCATCAAAGGGAAATTCTGCCAAAAGTGTTGAGGAAAGAAAGGAGGAATATAATAGGGCTCGAGCACGCATATTTAACTCTAATAGTTTAAGTGGGAGCTCAAATGTAAAGCCTGAAACTGAACCAAGGTCACAGGATACTTTCCAGTATGGTCCAATAGGCATACCACAGTTAGAAGAAAAAGCCAGTCCAGCTGGTGGTTCTGATTTGAATACTGGGCGGTGTCTGATTGATTCTTCAACAAGTAGCAGTAGATCAGCTAGAAGTAGGACAGAAAAGGAGCCAGTTGGTAGGTCTAAATCTTATAATAAGGTGGCTATCTTTCGTGATCGGGAAATTGACAGGAAGGACCCTGATTATGACAGGAGTTATGACAG ATACATGCAAAGGTTTGATCCTGGGTTTGGATTTGCTGGTGGCCCATATACAATTCAGCCCATGTATGCTCCTGCAATTAACTACAACACTGAGTTTCCCCAGCTTGGATCTGCTATTCGGTCTCCCATATCCGCTGAAAACCAACCTCGTCCACTGCCGCAACATATGCCTGGGCCTTGGGCAACACCATCGACTCCTGGTATTGGTTATGGTCCAGCAGAGAGCATGATGCCTCCCCCTTTTAGTCACAATCATATTAGTGCACGCTCAACTTCAGCTATATATTTGCATTCAACCCAATATCCTTGTCAGCGTCCTGGAATGACTTTTATCCATCCTCACGAGCAGGTTCACCAACCCTTCTCACAG
- the LOC132616051 gene encoding uncharacterized protein LOC132616051 isoform X3 — MEGSVSVAMDDLGAPPESWEVADLDASMRRLILNSKNKDKDDDNSVNNNNNNNNQSELLDSSGSGLGGGVTEDVVNTVDQFLREALQNPRERLSVLRMEQDVEKFIRDPGRQQMEFQQLPTSYLRLAAHRVAQHYSLQSMVLLDNSLPDGSGSRIIVRKTSECRMPLIRLADIPVNLPQGDTGVVKVAIKQRPQKGSQLAGGNSNSSKGNSAKSVEERKEEYNRARARIFNSNSLSGSSNVKPETEPRSQDTFQYGPIGIPQLEEKASPAGGSDLNTGRCLIDSSTSSSRSARSRTEKEPVGRSKSYNKVAIFRDREIDRKDPDYDRSYDRYMQRFDPGFGFAGGPYTIQPMYAPAINYNTEFPQLGSAIRSPISAENQPRPLPQHMPGPWATPSTPGIGYGPAESMMPPPFSHNHISARSTSAIYLHSTQYPCQRPGMTFIHPHEQVHQPFSQSHQLQPDGFGLARPR, encoded by the exons ATGGAGGGCTCTGTATCTGTTGCGATGGATGATCTCGGAGCCCCACCGGAATCATGGGAGGTAGCTGACTTGGATGCTAGTATGAGGCGCCTTATACTTAATTCCAAGAACAAGGATAAGGATGACGATAATtctgttaataataataataataataataatcaatcTGAGCTGCTTGATTCTTCGGGTTCGGGTTTGGGTGGTGGTGTGACGGAGGATGTGGTTAATACGGTGGATCAGTTTCTTCGTGAGGCTTTACAAAACCCTCGAGAGCGTCTTTCCG TTCTGAGGATGGAGCAAGACGTTGAAAAGTTCATCAGGGATCCCGGTCGACAACAGATGGAATTCCAACAGCTGCCGACCTCCTATTTGCGACTGGCTGCTCACCGTGTGGCACAACACTATTCACTACAATCAATGGTTTTGTTGGACAATAGTCTACCGGATGGCTCGGGTTCCAGAATTATTGTGCGCAAGACTTCTGAATGTCGGATGCCTTTGATTCGCTTGGCTGACATTCCGGTGAATTTGCCTCAAGGAGATACTGGTGTGGTTAAGGTTGCCATAAAGCAGAGGCCACAGAAAGGTTCACAGTTAGCAGGTGGTAATTCCAATTCATCAAAGGGAAATTCTGCCAAAAGTGTTGAGGAAAGAAAGGAGGAATATAATAGGGCTCGAGCACGCATATTTAACTCTAATAGTTTAAGTGGGAGCTCAAATGTAAAGCCTGAAACTGAACCAAGGTCACAGGATACTTTCCAGTATGGTCCAATAGGCATACCACAGTTAGAAGAAAAAGCCAGTCCAGCTGGTGGTTCTGATTTGAATACTGGGCGGTGTCTGATTGATTCTTCAACAAGTAGCAGTAGATCAGCTAGAAGTAGGACAGAAAAGGAGCCAGTTGGTAGGTCTAAATCTTATAATAAGGTGGCTATCTTTCGTGATCGGGAAATTGACAGGAAGGACCCTGATTATGACAGGAGTTATGACAG ATACATGCAAAGGTTTGATCCTGGGTTTGGATTTGCTGGTGGCCCATATACAATTCAGCCCATGTATGCTCCTGCAATTAACTACAACACTGAGTTTCCCCAGCTTGGATCTGCTATTCGGTCTCCCATATCCGCTGAAAACCAACCTCGTCCACTGCCGCAACATATGCCTGGGCCTTGGGCAACACCATCGACTCCTGGTATTGGTTATGGTCCAGCAGAGAGCATGATGCCTCCCCCTTTTAGTCACAATCATATTAGTGCACGCTCAACTTCAGCTATATATTTGCATTCAACCCAATATCCTTGTCAGCGTCCTGGAATGACTTTTATCCATCCTCACGAGCAGGTTCACCAACCCTTCTCACAG TCTCATCAACTACAACCTGATGGTTTTGGATTAGCCCGGCCCCGGTGA
- the LOC132616051 gene encoding uncharacterized protein LOC132616051 isoform X1 yields MEGSVSVAMDDLGAPPESWEVADLDASMRRLILNSKNKDKDDDNSVNNNNNNNNQSELLDSSGSGLGGGVTEDVVNTVDQFLREALQNPRERLSVLRMEQDVEKFIRDPGRQQMEFQQLPTSYLRLAAHRVAQHYSLQSMVLLDNSLPDGSGSRIIVRKTSECRMPLIRLADIPVNLPQGDTGVVKVAIKQRPQKGSQLAGGNSNSSKGNSAKSVEERKEEYNRARARIFNSNSLSGSSNVKPETEPRSQDTFQYGPIGIPQLEEKASPAGGSDLNTGRCLIDSSTSSSRSARSRTEKEPVGRSKSYNKVAIFRDREIDRKDPDYDRSYDRYMQRFDPGFGFAGGPYTIQPMYAPAINYNTEFPQLGSAIRSPISAENQPRPLPQHMPGPWATPSTPGIGYGPAESMMPPPFSHNHISARSTSAIYLHSTQYPCQRPGMTFIHPHEQVHQPFSQSHQLQSHQLQPDGFGLARPR; encoded by the exons ATGGAGGGCTCTGTATCTGTTGCGATGGATGATCTCGGAGCCCCACCGGAATCATGGGAGGTAGCTGACTTGGATGCTAGTATGAGGCGCCTTATACTTAATTCCAAGAACAAGGATAAGGATGACGATAATtctgttaataataataataataataataatcaatcTGAGCTGCTTGATTCTTCGGGTTCGGGTTTGGGTGGTGGTGTGACGGAGGATGTGGTTAATACGGTGGATCAGTTTCTTCGTGAGGCTTTACAAAACCCTCGAGAGCGTCTTTCCG TTCTGAGGATGGAGCAAGACGTTGAAAAGTTCATCAGGGATCCCGGTCGACAACAGATGGAATTCCAACAGCTGCCGACCTCCTATTTGCGACTGGCTGCTCACCGTGTGGCACAACACTATTCACTACAATCAATGGTTTTGTTGGACAATAGTCTACCGGATGGCTCGGGTTCCAGAATTATTGTGCGCAAGACTTCTGAATGTCGGATGCCTTTGATTCGCTTGGCTGACATTCCGGTGAATTTGCCTCAAGGAGATACTGGTGTGGTTAAGGTTGCCATAAAGCAGAGGCCACAGAAAGGTTCACAGTTAGCAGGTGGTAATTCCAATTCATCAAAGGGAAATTCTGCCAAAAGTGTTGAGGAAAGAAAGGAGGAATATAATAGGGCTCGAGCACGCATATTTAACTCTAATAGTTTAAGTGGGAGCTCAAATGTAAAGCCTGAAACTGAACCAAGGTCACAGGATACTTTCCAGTATGGTCCAATAGGCATACCACAGTTAGAAGAAAAAGCCAGTCCAGCTGGTGGTTCTGATTTGAATACTGGGCGGTGTCTGATTGATTCTTCAACAAGTAGCAGTAGATCAGCTAGAAGTAGGACAGAAAAGGAGCCAGTTGGTAGGTCTAAATCTTATAATAAGGTGGCTATCTTTCGTGATCGGGAAATTGACAGGAAGGACCCTGATTATGACAGGAGTTATGACAG ATACATGCAAAGGTTTGATCCTGGGTTTGGATTTGCTGGTGGCCCATATACAATTCAGCCCATGTATGCTCCTGCAATTAACTACAACACTGAGTTTCCCCAGCTTGGATCTGCTATTCGGTCTCCCATATCCGCTGAAAACCAACCTCGTCCACTGCCGCAACATATGCCTGGGCCTTGGGCAACACCATCGACTCCTGGTATTGGTTATGGTCCAGCAGAGAGCATGATGCCTCCCCCTTTTAGTCACAATCATATTAGTGCACGCTCAACTTCAGCTATATATTTGCATTCAACCCAATATCCTTGTCAGCGTCCTGGAATGACTTTTATCCATCCTCACGAGCAGGTTCACCAACCCTTCTCACAG TCTCATCAACTACAGTCTCATCAACTACAACCTGATGGTTTTGGATTAGCCCGGCCCCGGTGA